The bacterium genome has a segment encoding these proteins:
- a CDS encoding twin-arginine translocase TatA/TatE family subunit, translated as MFGIGTWEVLCILLFALMFYGPEQLPAIARKVAYIFKHFKKMTHEVKTVVQKEFAQIERETQLKEMKQQIEDMRSESTQMLDEVKSEVDSVKNSVSYSDQGNQDVKKEET; from the coding sequence ATGTTTGGTATAGGGACATGGGAAGTTCTGTGTATTTTACTTTTTGCCTTGATGTTTTATGGGCCAGAACAATTGCCAGCGATAGCAAGAAAAGTAGCCTATATTTTTAAGCACTTTAAAAAAATGACCCATGAGGTAAAAACCGTTGTTCAAAAAGAGTTTGCTCAAATTGAGAGAGAGACGCAGCTTAAAGAAATGAAGCAGCAGATTGAAGATATGCGCTCTGAATCGACACAAATGCTGGATGAAGTAAAAAGTGAAGTTGATTCAGTAAAAAATAGTGTAAGCTATTCGGATCAGGGTAATCAAGATGTCAAAAAGGAAGAAACGTGA
- a CDS encoding DUF444 family protein — MALKIHSDHNRFKEIIRGKIKQNLKQYIAKGEMIGRKGKDMISIPIPKINIPRFIHDPNQQQGQGQGEGQGKAGSSGQQGGQKQKGQGQKAGETAGEHILEVDISIDELAQILSEELELPNIDEKGAKKRIETLKHNYASINKNGPNSLKHFKRTYKEALKRQIAAGTYEKNSPLIVPIKEDFRYKSWKEKVIPSTNALIIYIMDVSGSMGQDQKDIVRTESFWIDTWLGTQYKDLEKKYIIHDAKAKEVDEHTFYHTRESGGTIISSAYNLCEQLILQDYSPFEWNIYVFHFSDGDNWSSEDTQKCMDKLKQSLLPMVNLFCYGQVDSQYGSGQFIKDLRQIKDFDNLLSSQIPNKDAIMKSIKTFLGKGK, encoded by the coding sequence ATGGCGCTGAAGATTCATTCTGATCACAACCGCTTCAAAGAAATTATTAGAGGTAAAATCAAACAAAACCTCAAGCAATATATTGCTAAAGGTGAGATGATTGGCAGAAAAGGTAAAGATATGATTTCTATTCCTATTCCAAAAATCAATATTCCAAGATTTATTCATGACCCCAATCAACAGCAGGGACAAGGTCAGGGAGAGGGGCAAGGAAAAGCAGGATCTTCAGGTCAACAAGGTGGTCAAAAGCAAAAAGGTCAAGGTCAAAAAGCAGGAGAAACAGCAGGAGAACATATCTTAGAAGTGGACATCAGCATTGATGAGCTGGCACAAATTTTATCGGAAGAATTAGAGTTGCCCAATATTGATGAAAAAGGCGCCAAAAAACGCATAGAAACATTGAAGCATAATTATGCCAGCATCAATAAAAATGGGCCCAATTCACTTAAGCATTTTAAACGAACATACAAAGAAGCATTAAAACGACAAATTGCAGCGGGGACGTATGAGAAAAATAGTCCGTTAATTGTGCCTATTAAAGAAGATTTTAGATATAAAAGCTGGAAAGAAAAAGTCATCCCCAGCACCAATGCTTTAATTATTTACATCATGGATGTTTCTGGCTCGATGGGACAAGATCAAAAAGATATTGTCAGAACAGAAAGCTTTTGGATTGATACATGGTTGGGAACGCAATACAAAGATTTAGAAAAAAAATACATCATTCATGATGCCAAAGCCAAAGAAGTCGATGAGCATACGTTTTATCATACTCGTGAATCGGGCGGTACAATCATTTCTTCGGCTTATAATTTATGTGAACAACTGATTTTACAAGATTACTCACCGTTTGAATGGAATATTTATGTGTTTCATTTTTCTGACGGTGACAACTGGTCCAGTGAAGATACACAAAAATGCATGGATAAGCTAAAGCAAAGCCTTTTACCTATGGTGAATCTTTTTTGTTATGGTCAAGTGGATTCACAGTATGGATCAGGCCAGTTTATTAAAGATTTACGACAAATTAAAGACTTTGATAATTTGCTCAGCTCTCAAATTCCCAATAAAGATGCCATCATGAAGTCAATTAAGACTTTTTTAGGTAAAGGAAAATAA
- a CDS encoding serine protein kinase, with protein MQDQPYSDLLQWIDDHHDIDKFHQEHWQGSFAQYLNMVEDNPKLSRTAYQRIYDMILSYGYETYIDGKKKITKYHFFSDPIDDGKDAVFGLDISLMKLVNVFKSAALGLGPEKRVLLLHGPVGSSKSTIVRMIKKGLEAYSKTAEGALYTFAWKIDPNEIPNVLADTDTMLDPMHADPLLLIPQEFRSQVFEKIAEKHPDHDAIQIKGDVCPASRQVYQELMSYYDGDWAKVMQHVVVKRLILSEKDRVGIGTFQPKDEKNQDSTELTGDINYRLIAKYGSDSDPRAFNFDGEFNVANRGIVEFVEVLKLDVAFLYDLLGASQEHTIKPKKFPQTDIDEVIIGHTNEPEYRKLQSNEFMEALRDRTIKIDIPYITKLSEEMKIYQKDYNQKSLKDKHIAPHTLEMAAMWAILTRLEQPKKSNLSLLQKLKLYDGRAIPGYTEDNIRELRKEAVREGLDGVSPRYVQDKISNTLVNDDEKNYINPFMVLKELESGLKRHSLISNEEDRKHYSELINVVKEEYADIVKAEVQRALSTDDGALSKLCANYIDHVKAYTQNEKVKNSYTGSRGEPDERLMRSIEEKIDIAESRKDDFRREIMNYIGALSLDGKKFDYKTNDRLNKALELKLFEDQKDSIKLTSLVSSVVDEETQKKIDVVKKRLINHYGYNEDSASDVLQFVASIFARGDVKSKQ; from the coding sequence ATGCAAGATCAACCTTATTCAGATCTTTTACAATGGATTGATGATCATCATGATATCGATAAATTCCATCAGGAGCATTGGCAAGGAAGTTTTGCTCAATACTTGAACATGGTTGAGGATAATCCTAAGTTGAGTCGCACAGCCTATCAACGGATTTACGATATGATTTTATCGTATGGTTATGAAACCTATATCGATGGTAAGAAAAAAATCACCAAGTATCACTTTTTTTCTGACCCCATAGACGATGGCAAAGATGCTGTCTTTGGCCTGGATATTTCTTTGATGAAGCTGGTCAATGTTTTTAAAAGTGCAGCACTGGGTTTGGGACCAGAAAAAAGAGTGTTGCTCTTACATGGGCCTGTGGGTTCATCCAAATCAACCATCGTCAGAATGATTAAAAAAGGTCTAGAAGCTTACAGTAAAACAGCAGAAGGAGCTTTGTATACCTTTGCATGGAAAATAGATCCCAATGAAATTCCCAATGTATTGGCGGATACTGATACCATGTTGGATCCGATGCATGCAGATCCTTTGCTTTTGATACCACAAGAATTTAGGTCACAGGTTTTTGAGAAAATAGCAGAAAAACATCCAGATCATGACGCCATACAAATCAAGGGTGATGTTTGTCCCGCTTCACGGCAAGTGTATCAAGAATTGATGAGTTATTATGACGGTGACTGGGCCAAGGTTATGCAACACGTAGTGGTCAAACGTTTGATTTTATCTGAAAAAGATAGAGTGGGTATAGGAACCTTTCAACCTAAAGACGAAAAAAATCAGGATTCAACAGAGTTAACCGGAGACATAAACTATAGACTGATTGCAAAATATGGTTCAGATTCTGACCCCAGAGCATTTAATTTTGATGGTGAATTTAACGTGGCCAATCGAGGCATTGTTGAGTTTGTTGAAGTCTTAAAATTAGATGTTGCTTTCTTGTATGATTTATTGGGGGCATCGCAAGAGCACACCATTAAACCCAAGAAATTTCCACAAACCGATATTGATGAAGTGATTATTGGTCATACCAATGAGCCTGAGTATAGAAAACTACAAAGCAATGAATTTATGGAAGCTTTGCGTGATAGAACCATTAAAATAGACATTCCTTACATCACCAAGTTGTCTGAAGAAATGAAAATTTATCAAAAAGACTACAATCAAAAAAGCTTAAAAGACAAGCATATAGCACCTCATACACTTGAGATGGCCGCCATGTGGGCCATATTAACTCGCTTGGAACAACCTAAGAAGTCAAATTTGAGTTTGTTACAAAAACTTAAGCTGTATGATGGGCGGGCAATTCCTGGTTATACAGAAGACAATATCAGGGAGTTAAGAAAGGAAGCGGTAAGAGAGGGTTTGGATGGCGTATCGCCAAGATATGTTCAAGATAAAATATCCAATACTTTGGTCAATGACGATGAAAAAAACTACATCAATCCATTTATGGTTTTAAAAGAATTAGAAAGTGGCCTCAAGCGGCACTCATTAATTTCCAATGAAGAAGACAGAAAGCACTACAGTGAATTGATTAATGTGGTTAAAGAAGAATATGCCGATATTGTTAAAGCAGAAGTGCAAAGGGCTCTTAGTACCGATGATGGCGCTTTATCAAAACTATGTGCTAATTATATAGATCACGTTAAAGCTTACACACAAAATGAAAAAGTAAAAAACAGTTACACCGGTTCAAGAGGTGAGCCAGATGAACGTTTGATGCGCTCTATTGAAGAAAAAATAGATATTGCAGAATCTCGCAAAGATGACTTTAGGCGAGAAATCATGAATTATATTGGTGCTTTATCTTTAGATGGTAAGAAGTTTGATTACAAAACCAATGATCGATTGAACAAAGCTTTGGAGCTAAAGTTATTTGAAGATCAAAAAGATAGCATTAAGTTAACCAGCCTGGTTTCTTCCGTTGTTGATGAAGAAACGCAGAAAAAAATTGATGTGGTTAAGAAACGTTTAATCAATCATTACGGTTACAATGAAGACAGTGCCAGTGACGTTTTACAATTTGTCGCATCCATTTTTGCCAGAGGAGATGTGAAGTCTAAGCAATGA
- a CDS encoding radical SAM protein, with amino-acid sequence MPASIFNSSPTVIDTLRLSITGSCNLNCFYCKATGKNLDLTHNKQKITPSDVSKIVKMVGDLGVRKVLIKGGEPLLRKDAANFVKSAFAHKAIEDVRLFTNGTFLKAFGDALRKYGLRKVTLNLDSMHFAKFQKITGSDSLYRVLDGIEKVEKLNFTDIRINITLFDGINNDEIVQFARLIKDRKIHVCFMEYLPITSEGDAYKERENKLGIIEAKKMIDSYQILTPISPLQNEDPVPTFIFKNAMGKISFVSKAFQEKSRLFPQLLLTQDGMLYDESDPKKKMDLLTELRKDPKSLKLRKAVEKFMTLKEDSDAEEKSVKTSKKKKVAKTSKKATAKKSTTSQKKGKKVLAKSSSKKKTSSTKRKTTRSRTASANA; translated from the coding sequence ATGCCTGCAAGTATTTTTAATTCCTCACCTACTGTCATTGACACCCTAAGACTATCCATTACGGGTTCTTGCAATTTAAATTGTTTTTATTGTAAGGCTACAGGAAAAAATTTAGATCTCACACACAACAAACAAAAAATAACTCCATCAGACGTCAGCAAGATTGTGAAAATGGTGGGCGATTTAGGCGTTCGTAAAGTTTTGATTAAAGGCGGTGAACCCCTTTTACGCAAAGATGCTGCTAATTTTGTTAAGTCAGCCTTTGCCCATAAGGCTATAGAAGATGTTCGACTGTTTACCAATGGAACGTTTTTGAAAGCCTTTGGTGATGCTTTAAGAAAATATGGCTTGCGTAAAGTAACGCTCAATTTAGACAGCATGCACTTTGCAAAATTTCAAAAAATTACAGGCAGCGATTCCTTGTACCGTGTTTTAGATGGTATTGAAAAAGTAGAGAAACTGAACTTTACAGATATTAGAATCAATATTACCTTGTTTGACGGTATTAATAACGATGAAATTGTTCAGTTTGCAAGGTTAATCAAAGATAGAAAAATACATGTATGCTTTATGGAGTACTTGCCTATTACCAGTGAAGGTGATGCCTATAAAGAGAGAGAGAATAAACTGGGTATCATTGAGGCAAAAAAAATGATTGATTCTTACCAGATTCTTACTCCAATCAGTCCACTACAAAATGAAGACCCTGTGCCAACATTTATTTTTAAAAATGCTATGGGAAAAATTTCTTTTGTAAGCAAAGCTTTTCAAGAAAAATCAAGGTTGTTCCCACAGCTTTTGTTGACTCAGGATGGCATGCTTTATGATGAAAGTGATCCTAAAAAGAAAATGGATTTACTGACAGAGTTGAGAAAAGATCCTAAAAGTTTAAAGCTACGTAAGGCTGTAGAAAAATTCATGACCTTAAAAGAAGATTCTGATGCAGAAGAAAAAAGTGTCAAGACAAGTAAGAAGAAAAAAGTAGCGAAAACCAGTAAAAAAGCAACAGCTAAAAAATCTACAACATCCCAAAAAAAAGGAAAGAAAGTTTTAGCAAAATCTTCTTCAAAGAAAAAAACATCTTCTACAAAACGTAAAACAACACGGTCTAGAACAGCTTCAGCCAATGCTTAG
- the tatC gene encoding twin-arginine translocase subunit TatC, which yields MSKKVSMTFFEHLAELRVRLIKSALFLLVSMLIAYIFSKPLFRYLRIPFDQAYMNVYGTMPNLQNITLIEGFMVYLKVAFLSGVFFSFPFILYQILGFVLPALKPEEKKFLYPGIALASLFFIGGAVFGYWFVFPKSFEFLLSVTKGELIAQNIRMQDYFKFASMLLLGFGLAFELPLLVFFLVAIGLISSKDLLRSWKGVLIIVLVLSALLTPADVSSMILMAVPLYIIYLLMSCVCLLLFPVKK from the coding sequence GTGAGTAAAAAAGTTTCTATGACGTTTTTTGAACATTTAGCTGAACTGCGTGTCCGATTAATCAAAAGCGCTCTTTTTTTGTTGGTGTCCATGCTTATTGCATATATTTTTTCAAAACCTTTGTTTAGATATTTACGGATACCATTTGATCAAGCCTATATGAATGTCTACGGCACAATGCCCAACTTGCAAAATATTACCTTGATAGAAGGTTTTATGGTTTATCTTAAAGTTGCTTTTTTGTCGGGGGTGTTTTTTTCTTTTCCATTTATTTTGTATCAGATCTTAGGTTTTGTATTGCCGGCATTAAAACCAGAAGAAAAAAAGTTTTTGTACCCAGGCATAGCTTTGGCCAGTCTTTTTTTTATTGGGGGAGCTGTTTTTGGTTACTGGTTTGTGTTTCCAAAAAGTTTTGAGTTTTTACTGAGTGTAACAAAGGGCGAGCTGATTGCGCAAAATATACGCATGCAGGATTATTTTAAATTTGCATCCATGCTCTTGCTGGGTTTTGGTTTGGCCTTTGAACTGCCGTTATTGGTGTTTTTTTTGGTTGCAATTGGATTAATTTCTTCTAAAGATTTACTGAGAAGCTGGAAAGGCGTTTTGATTATAGTGCTGGTTTTATCAGCCTTGCTAACCCCGGCAGATGTGAGTTCAATGATTCTGATGGCCGTACCTTTGTATATTATTTACCTTTTGATGAGTTGTGTTTGTTTACTCTTGTTTCCAGTTAAAAAATAA
- a CDS encoding serine protease, which yields MFRWVLTFLLLAVPGLFSQDLKEKDFLKIRKAVFEVVKPFTLEFKNIEYDKKINYNQLPYAIRTKKYESFGTAFAIDNKTIVSAAHVFDLHLKKTYLKDIKLRDKDDNLYEIDQVLHYDQRRDYIVFNLKSYPKDMQFLDVSEASKVGQTVFSIGNALGQGVVERKGRVTSYTDEEYKGDFKYIRFTAPASPGNSGGPLVDLNAKVIGIVIGKSANENLNYSVPIKLLKKDKNKMAQFYDRKLVESDDAEEFFSVWEHKEKLPQAFLTFADQASQAYLDGIVARRKVFEKKFKNDIFPHDRSILPRLHAQRTGTWFLELKKTAAKDWIVADYKDFESIEYSKDKNITFKVAGNSFQDIRGEVYIDKPDQYSLQQFIKKPKLYFDLVLKALQPYITVAEQKLHFVSLGNPSKVDQWQDAYGRHWTSSAFLVEPFEAVIYTHCLPTPKGVACEIRSNPYWLSDLELFYYKIKAPKLVLGYHGDLDAWTEFLALPKKFLPQSISKLKINAKKPASIDDTQGNSKLRLNLPYALDQETIIEIGNSHALNLKQEQIAVISVNQKKDALPSVYVRRLYAAHPESKKEDKEGLQKVFARKGDDDGRVHVDDDDYLQRLLVDEKAKPKSILRYQCFMGGAKSKKNVKRTCDKVFQLNQ from the coding sequence ATGTTTAGATGGGTGTTAACTTTTCTTTTGTTAGCGGTTCCTGGCTTGTTTTCACAAGATCTTAAGGAAAAGGATTTTTTAAAAATACGAAAAGCAGTGTTTGAGGTGGTGAAGCCATTTACACTTGAATTTAAGAATATTGAGTACGATAAAAAAATTAATTACAATCAATTGCCGTATGCGATTAGAACAAAGAAGTATGAAAGTTTTGGAACTGCATTTGCTATAGATAACAAGACCATTGTATCCGCAGCGCATGTATTTGATTTGCATCTAAAAAAAACATACTTAAAAGACATCAAGCTGCGTGATAAAGATGATAATTTATATGAGATTGATCAAGTATTGCACTATGATCAACGTAGAGACTATATTGTTTTTAATTTAAAATCGTATCCCAAAGATATGCAGTTTTTGGATGTTTCTGAAGCAAGCAAAGTGGGTCAAACTGTTTTTTCAATTGGTAATGCTTTAGGCCAGGGTGTGGTAGAGAGAAAAGGTAGGGTTACCTCATACACCGATGAAGAATACAAAGGTGATTTTAAGTACATTCGTTTTACAGCACCTGCATCGCCTGGAAACAGTGGCGGTCCCTTAGTTGATTTAAATGCTAAGGTTATTGGCATTGTTATTGGCAAGTCTGCCAATGAGAATTTAAATTATTCAGTACCGATTAAACTATTAAAAAAAGATAAAAATAAAATGGCACAATTTTATGATAGGAAGCTTGTAGAGAGTGACGACGCTGAGGAATTTTTCAGCGTTTGGGAACATAAAGAAAAACTACCGCAGGCATTTTTAACTTTTGCAGATCAGGCAAGTCAAGCGTATTTGGATGGGATTGTTGCAAGAAGAAAAGTGTTTGAGAAAAAGTTTAAGAATGATATTTTTCCGCATGACCGATCAATTCTGCCACGTTTGCATGCTCAAAGAACGGGCACATGGTTTTTGGAGCTAAAAAAGACAGCCGCCAAAGACTGGATTGTTGCTGACTATAAAGATTTTGAATCCATTGAATACAGCAAAGATAAAAATATTACTTTCAAAGTGGCGGGTAACAGTTTTCAGGATATTAGAGGTGAAGTTTATATTGATAAGCCGGATCAATACAGTCTTCAACAGTTTATCAAGAAACCCAAACTGTATTTTGATTTGGTTTTAAAAGCACTGCAACCTTATATTACGGTTGCAGAGCAAAAGTTGCATTTTGTAAGTTTGGGTAATCCAAGCAAAGTTGACCAATGGCAAGATGCTTATGGTAGGCATTGGACATCGTCTGCGTTTTTAGTTGAGCCTTTTGAAGCAGTGATTTATACCCACTGTTTACCAACACCCAAGGGTGTAGCTTGTGAAATTAGATCAAATCCATACTGGCTTTCAGATTTAGAGTTGTTTTATTATAAAATAAAAGCACCTAAGTTGGTGTTGGGCTATCATGGTGACTTAGATGCTTGGACAGAGTTTTTGGCTTTGCCCAAGAAGTTTTTGCCACAATCAATCAGCAAACTCAAAATCAACGCTAAAAAACCTGCAAGTATTGATGATACACAAGGAAATTCAAAGTTAAGGTTGAATCTACCTTATGCTTTAGACCAAGAAACAATAATAGAGATAGGTAACTCTCATGCATTAAATTTAAAACAAGAACAAATAGCAGTGATTTCTGTTAACCAAAAAAAAGACGCTTTGCCTTCGGTTTATGTGAGACGGTTGTATGCTGCACATCCTGAAAGTAAAAAAGAGGACAAGGAAGGTTTGCAGAAAGTTTTTGCAAGAAAGGGTGATGATGATGGTCGAGTACACGTTGATGATGATGACTATCTGCAAAGATTATTGGTTGATGAGAAGGCTAAACCAAAAAGTATTCTAAGGTATCAATGCTTTATGGGCGGAGCAAAGAGTAAAAAAAATGTTAAACGCACCTGTGATAAGGTTTTTCAACTCAATCAATAG
- a CDS encoding PBP1A family penicillin-binding protein → MFSEYYKQLSLKIKIPLFIITLSFSVGLLFLSYISWNLPSVKSLKNYQPYVGSEVFTRDQVKIGEFYSQRRVFLPIEKIEKKVIDAFLAGEDANFYSHSGISFMGIMRAAIKNFVAGSYKQGGSTITQQVAKILLLSSEKKLIRKLREILLAFKIERSLSKDEILEIYLNEIYLGDSAYGVQAAAQTYFGKNSSELNLAQIAMIAGLTRAPSRDNPRKSLENAQNKKNYILGRMHDEGYIDKNTLQLALNEPLQLESALDLNLRYAPYFVEHVRREVMAKYGADEVLKKGLKIYTTIHSKAAIAAHEAIKKSVVQIDKHQGYRGPIANIEESNIEELLAKLEQDNPAQLNNDHIYQALVTDVDDKKKTVSIDLAFTQGTIDLENMDWARKPNENVYWAYHKIKKPSQALKKNDHIYVQWLKEQSFTLYQKPEVQAALIAVNPFNGMIEAMVGGNDFERSEFNRAIQAKRQPGSAFKPIVFASALEKGYTPASVIVDSPIVYDDPALQTIWKPKNYAGEFHGNTIFRDCLIRSRNIPSIKILQDVGIPHLSNFAKRMGINTPLEENLSLALGASAISPLELVTAYSVFASGGQKLKPTQSIIKVVNAQGDVLEQNYSDEVLEQKIPYPDPYTNNTIDPERYEQALNSIIEEDTDLPDDYAMSPQHAYIMTHLLKEVISVGTGARARDIDRPAAGKTGTTNDNHDAWFIGFTPQMVSAVWFGYDDASLSLGVLEDGGRIASPVWLDFMKNTLEGSPSVNFTKPEGLTYVEIDSKTGLLASQASEKTVKEYFVEGTEPTLSNEEKPEQSTSSQDFFMDE, encoded by the coding sequence GTGTTTTCAGAATATTACAAACAGCTTTCACTTAAAATCAAAATACCTCTTTTTATTATTACACTATCCTTCAGTGTAGGCTTACTTTTTTTAAGTTATATTTCTTGGAACCTTCCATCTGTAAAATCTTTAAAAAATTATCAACCCTATGTTGGTTCAGAAGTTTTTACACGTGACCAAGTTAAAATAGGTGAATTTTATAGTCAGCGTCGAGTTTTTCTGCCCATAGAAAAGATTGAAAAAAAGGTCATTGATGCATTTTTAGCAGGTGAAGACGCTAATTTTTACAGCCACTCTGGTATATCTTTCATGGGCATTATGCGTGCGGCCATTAAAAATTTTGTTGCTGGTAGTTACAAACAAGGAGGAAGCACCATAACCCAACAGGTTGCTAAAATTTTACTGCTTTCTTCTGAAAAAAAACTGATTAGAAAGTTAAGAGAAATTTTATTGGCCTTTAAGATTGAACGCAGTTTGAGTAAAGATGAAATCCTAGAGATTTATCTCAATGAAATCTATCTTGGCGATAGTGCCTATGGCGTTCAGGCTGCTGCTCAAACTTATTTTGGTAAAAACTCTTCAGAGCTTAACCTTGCACAAATTGCTATGATTGCTGGTTTAACCCGTGCTCCTAGTAGAGATAACCCACGAAAAAGCCTTGAAAATGCACAAAACAAAAAGAACTATATTTTAGGCCGTATGCATGATGAAGGTTACATTGATAAGAACACTTTACAGCTAGCCTTAAATGAGCCTTTACAGCTTGAATCTGCATTGGATTTAAACTTAAGGTACGCTCCTTACTTTGTTGAACATGTTCGCAGAGAAGTGATGGCAAAGTATGGTGCAGATGAAGTACTTAAAAAAGGCTTAAAAATTTACACCACAATTCATTCCAAAGCTGCAATAGCTGCGCATGAAGCCATTAAAAAAAGCGTTGTCCAAATAGATAAACATCAAGGTTATCGTGGGCCTATTGCCAACATCGAAGAGTCAAACATAGAAGAACTCTTAGCAAAACTAGAACAAGACAACCCGGCACAACTCAACAATGATCATATTTATCAAGCCTTGGTCACGGATGTTGATGATAAGAAAAAAACTGTCAGCATTGACCTTGCTTTTACGCAGGGTACGATTGACTTAGAAAATATGGATTGGGCAAGAAAACCCAATGAAAATGTTTATTGGGCCTATCATAAAATCAAAAAACCCTCTCAAGCTTTAAAGAAAAATGACCATATTTATGTACAGTGGCTTAAAGAACAAAGCTTTACTCTCTATCAAAAGCCTGAGGTACAAGCTGCTCTTATCGCTGTTAATCCTTTTAATGGCATGATTGAAGCTATGGTTGGCGGCAATGATTTTGAACGTAGTGAATTTAACCGTGCCATACAAGCAAAACGTCAGCCTGGCTCCGCATTCAAGCCTATTGTTTTTGCCTCCGCTTTGGAAAAAGGCTACACGCCGGCATCTGTTATTGTAGACTCCCCCATTGTTTATGATGATCCAGCGCTACAGACCATTTGGAAACCTAAAAATTATGCCGGGGAATTTCATGGTAATACCATTTTTAGAGATTGTTTGATTCGCTCACGCAACATTCCCAGCATTAAAATCTTACAAGATGTTGGTATTCCACATTTAAGTAATTTTGCCAAAAGAATGGGCATCAACACGCCTTTAGAAGAAAACCTATCTCTAGCTTTAGGCGCTTCAGCTATAAGCCCACTAGAATTGGTCACTGCTTACAGCGTTTTTGCTTCTGGAGGGCAAAAACTAAAGCCAACACAAAGCATTATTAAAGTTGTCAATGCCCAAGGTGATGTTCTTGAGCAAAACTACTCAGACGAAGTGCTTGAACAAAAGATTCCTTACCCTGACCCCTACACCAACAATACCATTGATCCTGAACGCTATGAGCAAGCGCTTAATTCTATTATAGAAGAAGACACTGATTTGCCTGATGACTATGCCATGTCGCCACAGCACGCATATATCATGACCCATCTCCTCAAAGAAGTGATCAGTGTGGGTACTGGTGCAAGAGCAAGAGACATTGATAGACCTGCTGCAGGCAAAACTGGAACCACCAACGACAACCATGATGCCTGGTTTATAGGTTTTACACCGCAAATGGTTAGTGCCGTATGGTTTGGTTACGATGATGCCTCATTAAGTCTAGGTGTACTTGAAGATGGAGGTAGGATTGCCAGCCCCGTTTGGTTAGATTTCATGAAAAATACTTTAGAGGGTAGCCCAAGTGTTAATTTTACAAAACCAGAAGGCTTAACTTATGTTGAAATTGATAGTAAGACTGGTTTACTTGCATCCCAAGCCAGTGAAAAAACCGTTAAAGAGTACTTTGTTGAAGGCACTGAACCTACACTCAGCAATGAAGAAAAGCCCGAACAAAGCACCTCTTCTCAAGATTTCTTTATGGATGAATAA